In the genome of Perca flavescens isolate YP-PL-M2 chromosome 21, PFLA_1.0, whole genome shotgun sequence, the window TTCTTGCACTTTGACCATCACACTACAGATAAAATAGAATCTTAAATGTTTGTAAAATATGCATAAAATGGTttatatgttattttattttatcttgaGCTGTGTGCATCATCCGCTTTTTCCAGTTGTTCTTGAGATGTGTGTTTTAGGACCAGTATCATTATGTGGCATCCCCTGTACATGATGTGAATGAAGGTGATTCAAAATCAGATTTTTCACACATGGATATAGTTTTCTGGAAAAACTACCCAAAGTCCCAGAATGCTGTTGAATCCTGAACCTAAAAAAAACAGGTATTTGCTTGAGAAAATGCAGTTCTCATATTTCTTGTGCATTGTCCTTGGCTGACTGGAATTTCAGCCCTGGCCAGACGTGATTTCAGCTTAACATTTCCATATACCTGCTCATTAATATTCTGACCTTCTTCAATGtctgtcttttttctctctctctctctctctctctctctctctctctctctctctctctctattccaCATTCAGCTCTTTTAtagcacgcatgcacacactcacagacccaaaaaacacacacccatgcaggcacacacatacatggacCATATGTGTGCAATGCAACACTGTTCCACACTTACACTCTGTCTCCATCGGAGCCCTATTCTTTTGTCATTCTCCTTTTACATCCTCTCTTTCTTTGGCCTCCTCTTTGTCTCCGTGGTGACGGCTGAGATGAGCACTTCCTGTCAAACTGTCCGGTGGAGCACACTGATCCCTGAGAGGTTTGCTTTCTTCCCTTAGATCTGACAAGAAAGGGATTTCAAAAGTGTAAGCAATGTCTATGTGTGGAACAAATGCCAGTATAAGATAGAAAAATGGCATAATGTGAAAGACCGTCCAGTCTGACCCACCTGTAGCTGAGGCTGTCTGCTGGCTCTCCTTCTCAcgttcctcctcttcctccccagAAGAGGGATCCTCTTTGTCCACAGAAGACATGTCTAGGGAGGCCAGGTGGGCCTGGTACATCCTCTGGACAGCTGAAAATACAAAACCGGATATAGAATAAAGGAGCACTGCGCCGATTTTACACATAAAAATCAGTTAATGGacagatgatggatggatgaatgtaTGGAAGAGATAATTTATGTTTTGTTTCGATATTCTTTTTGCTTCAAATCTGCAATAACTGTTTTTTTTGCCCACTTGGGGGcgacacaacattgacatatcatCACGAACCTTTTAGCAAACACTTgcatatttacacatccagcaggaaaaattatcattcattttgaGTGTTTCTGGTGGTGTTTCAAGCTTTCATCACTCTTTCAGACTGAGTAAAATAAAGAGCATTAGATTTAGCATGATTGATTTTGTAACCAGAAAATGTTCCATATAATTTCTGATAATTTAGTAAGTGCAGGAAAGGACCATGATACGTTCTTTGAAAATAGGACAATGTCATCTGCATATTAGGGCTgttggtagggctgggcgataaatcgattttatcaattaactcgaatgtgtagttaacgttgatttgtttaaatgaaaattgattttctccttaacatccgccGACACTCCCCGCTGGGCTTCTGTAGCTCCGAACGGGCTCAGCCCTCCCCTGCGCGTTTGCCATagaaatacacaaacaacatggcagcgacagggactaaatatatatatatatatatatatatataaaataactagtcgtttcattacttacttatccgtaatctccgccgaaatgaccggcagTTAGCGGCGCTCTGTCCCCGGCTgagagtcacctattctcggaaaactgaaccaccagctaccgctgacctgaaggAGCACCATGCGGGGCACCAGAGgcggtgttgaggaactctgttGCGGCTCTACTAAATGctgctgatacgaccgagctgtgacggaggtctgtagcggcttaaacaactagcaatcgccgctctgtagcacggagctcctcttcaAGAGACCATATgatgttaatgtacgttactcagcaacaggtgaaaataggggcaaggttgcgcaataacgttaacatgatttgaacttttagcgaggaacgagaagtgaattacctgtatgtgtgaaaacagatTTATCTCACGcatctgttttgttgttgttgaaaatatagccccgtgtgtgtgtgtgtgtgtgtgtgtatgagtcaaaacaaaataaagtaaaaacctgttttgaacaatttctttgtcatctgcagcagattgattttaagtagggggagaaaaaatataatttttttggaAGAAAtctgggattttatttttaggccatatcgcccagccctagctgttGGTACGAggggggagtgacaggctgcggctggaaatcgGAAGAAGGATGGGAACTAGTTTTAACGtgactttaaaatcgacatcCACCAAGCCAAAATGCTAGTTAGCTTGTTCTGGTTTCCTAACTGCTTCGCGAGTTATAGGAGCTTAGCTTAGTttcgacttaatagattaccttctaacagctgtattctcagtatcgtgacaatctgcaagaaacaggttgctttcttgtcttcagctgtcctgtcaaaaataaaggctgaaaataccccccaaaaaaatcatctttaatctttaaaaagaaatgcaatgtGGCATGACGTAGatccccttcaaggccaggctgatgttggaagtccctctagtgcagtgtttctcaaatgggggtacgtgtacccctaggggtagtttggaggactgcagggggtacgtgagatatttaacaaaatgtttaatagttacaaggctgttgtccagaacattgttcctctttatgtataatttttttttttttctaccaaaaatgtgacatttgtgtcgccttctttggacctaatcttgccttccttccttctactgtcctactttttacaagtttctcgcttttttcttcttatgtcactgtttttgaagtttttgatattattttgacctattcttgccttccatccttccttctttctaacatctttttccaagtttttgtctttttttcagtaaggctgttgtttagtaaatcgaTCGCTGACAACActgtactgttcctctttatatagacttttttttctaccgaaaatgattagcgcttggcttaaagaaacaattcaaaaggggtacattattgaaaaaagtttgagaaccactgctcagGACAGAACTtataacaacaaccacatagtggcattgacaatgcatacgcctgagtagtgtagtacatatttataacaggctgcatatgatcattaaatatttgaatattatttgaatattaaaaaaaaatgaaatttgaatggtattatagaggaagactgacagctctactgCATAGAGAGATGTTCATAGGTATCattgttatactgtacatatgattaaagcATGAGCTATAATGGATTGAGCCAGTGgttcaataaaaaataataaaaaaggagtGGTGATAATGGGCTCTGAActctgttgaaaatatcactgaTGGATGTGGTTGGGTGTGGTcagaagtgtgctttgttgcACCTGTAACCACACCCAACAGTGATGTCATGGAGTCGAGTACACTGCTGCAAGGTGAGAAGTTAAAGTTGATAATATGTGGGTGATATCTAATATTCTCACTTCTGAAATGAAGAGATGGTGTTTATATACAAATGTGTATGCATGTTGTTAAAATGCAATTCATCCCACCAATACACTTTCAGTAAAACAATGTAGACATTGATCTTAAGGGtcaaataattttgtttttgtgtgtttatatttgtgtgACTCTGGTTGTATCCGTGTATGTGTGACACCATGTTGCAGCTGTGTGCCCATCCTATAATCCAGGATGATCCAGAACAGACTCACAGCTGTCTCTGCTCCTAATctcacataacacacacacacacacacacacacacacacacacacacacacacacacacacatacacacacacacacacacacacacacacacacacacacacacacacacacacacacacacacacactgtgttttttttggataAACATATTCTAAACAGATATAAACCACATGGCAGTTGCTACAGCAGAATTAGATCtcacaaattattttattttgtgtcattTGTTACGTGAattcaaacacacatttaaatatattCAAAACAGTGCGTTTACCTTTAAGTGAGGGTGGCTGGTA includes:
- the LOC114548322 gene encoding protein phosphatase 1 regulatory subunit 1B isoform X2, which encodes MDPMLPADTEEDKDARRKIQFSVPSSVPTQLDPRQVEMIRRRRPTPATLFRLTEPPSPEEDIGPHQWVLGENGALKANLVHTSTYQPPSLKAVQRMYQAHLASLDMSSVDKEDPSSGEEEEEREKESQQTASATDLREESKPLRDQCAPPDSLTGSAHLSRHHGDKEEAKEREDVKGE
- the LOC114548322 gene encoding protein phosphatase 1 regulatory subunit 1B isoform X1 — its product is MDPMLPADTEEDKDARRKIQFSVPSSVPTQLDPRQVEMIRRRRPTPATLFRLTEPPSPEEDIGPHQVDQMWVLGENGALKANLVHTSTYQPPSLKAVQRMYQAHLASLDMSSVDKEDPSSGEEEEEREKESQQTASATDLREESKPLRDQCAPPDSLTGSAHLSRHHGDKEEAKEREDVKGE